One part of the Vicia villosa cultivar HV-30 ecotype Madison, WI linkage group LG6, Vvil1.0, whole genome shotgun sequence genome encodes these proteins:
- the LOC131610334 gene encoding villin-3: MSSATKGLEPAFQGVGQKVGTEIWRIENFQPVPLPKSDYGKFYMGDSYIILQTTQGKGGNYLFDIHFWIGKDTSQDEAGTAAIKTVELDASLGGRAVQHREIQGHESDKFLSYFKPCIIPLEGGVASGFKTPEEEEFETRLYVCKGKRVVRIKQIPFARSSLNHDDVFILDTKEKIYQFNGANSNIQERAKALEVIQLLKEKYHEGTCNVAIVDDGKLDTESDSGEFWVLFGGFAPIGKKVISEDDIVPETIPAQLYSIADGEAKSVEGELSKSLLENNKCYLLDCGAEVFVWVGRVTQVDERKAACQAAEDFVTSQKRPKATRITRVIQGYETHSFKSNFDSWPSGSASTAGAEEGRGKVAALLKQQGMGVKGAAKSTPVNEEIPPLLEAGGKLEVWIINGSAKTPLPKEDNGKFYSGDCYIVLYTYHSGERKEDYFLCCWFGKHSIEEDQKMATRLATTMSNSLKGRPVQGRLFDGKESPQFVALFQPMVVLKGGLSSGYKKLVAEKGLPDETYSAESIALIRISGTSTHNNKTVQVDAVATSLNSTECFLLQSGSTVFTWHGNQSSIEQQQLAAKVAEFLRPGVALKHAKEGTETSAFWSAVGGKQSVTSKKVTNDIVRDPHLFTLSFNKGKLQVEELYNFCQDDLLTEDILVLDTHAEVFVWIGQCVDTKEKQNSFEIAQKYIEKAASLDGLSPQVPLYKVTEGNEPCFFTTYFSWDHAKSTVQGNSFQKKLALLFGIGHSVEEKSNGSSQGGPRQRAEALAALNNAFNSSPETAPSTDRLNSLNQGGPRQRAEALAALNSAFSSSSGTKVVTPRKSPRGQGSQRAAAVAALSNVLTAEKKKQSPDGSPVASSSPVVESNTPDAKSETAPSESEGPEEVTETKEAEELAPETGSNGNSETKQEDVEDGNDNQNSQSVFTYEQLKAKSGSHLSGVDLKRREAYLSEEEFQTVFAISKEAFSKLPRWKQDMLKRKVDLF; the protein is encoded by the exons ATGTCTAGCGCTACTAAAGGGTTGGAACCAGCATTCCAAGGAGTAGGCCAAAAAGT AGGGACTGAAATATGGAGGATTGAGAATTTTCAGCCAGTTCCATTGCCAAAATCTGATTATGGGAAATTCTACATGGGAGATTCTTACATTATCTTGCAG ACAACACAAGGCAAAGGAGGCAATTATTTGTTTGATATTCACTTCTGGATCGGAAAGGATACAAGTCAG GATGAAGCTGGAACTGCAGCCATTAAAACTGTTGAATTGGATGCATCCCTTGGAGGACGTGCAGTGCAGCACAGGGAAATCCAAGGGCATGAGTCTGACAAGTTTTTGTCATACTTTAAGCCATGTATTATACCATTAGAAGGAGGTGTTGCATCTGGCTTCAAAACACCAGAAGAAGAGGAGTTTGAAACGCGTTTGTATGTATGCAAAGGAAAAAGAGTTGTCAGAATAAAACAG ATCCCTTTTGCACGGTCTTCGCTGAATCATGATGATGTATTCATCTTAGACACTAAGGAAAAGATTTATCAATTCAATGGTGCAAATTCCAATATTCAAGAAAGAGCAAAGGCTTTGGAAGTTATTCAGTTGTTGAAGGAAAAGTATCATGAAGGGACATGCAATGTTGCAATTGTCG ATGATGGAAAGTTGGATACCGAGTCAGACTCTGGTGAATTTTGGGTCCTCTTTGGTGGTTTTGCTCCCATTGGGAAGAAGGTCATCAGCGAAGATGATATTGTTCCAGAGACCATTCCTGCTCAACTTTACAG TATTGCTGATGGTGAGGCCAAGTCTGTGGAAGGTGAACTCTCTAAGTCACTATTGGAGAACAACAAATGCTATTTACTGGACTGTGGTGCTGAGGTGTTTGTCTGGGTTGGCCGAGTAACACAAGTTGATGAAAGAAAAGCTGCTTGTCAAGCTGCTGAG gACTTTGTTACAAGTCAAAAAAGACCAAAAGCTACAAGGATAACAAGGGTTATTCAAGGTTATGAGACACATTCATTTAAATCCAACTTTGATTCTTGGCCATCAGGATCTGCTTCCACTGCTGGCGCCGAGGAAGGAAGAGGAAAAGTTGCAG CTTTGCTGAAGCAACAAGGTATGGGTGTCAAGGGAGCTGCGAAAAGTACTCCAGTTAATGAGGAAATTCCACCTTTGCTTGAAGCTGGTGGAAAATTGGAg GTATGGATAATCAATGGAAGTGCTAAGACTCCATTACCTAAGGAAGATAATGGTAAATTTTATAGTGGAGATTGTTACATAGTGCTTTACACTTACCACTCTGGTGAGAGGAAGGAAGACTACTTCTTGTGCTGTTGGTTTGGAAAACACAGCATTGAG GAGGATCAAAAGATGGCTACTCGGTTGGCTACTACAATGTCCAACTCCCTAAAGGGTAGACCTGTTCAG GGTCGCTTATTTGATGGTAAAGAATCACCACAGTTTGTTGCTCTTTTCCAACCTATGGTTGTCCTcaag GGAGGATTGAGCTCCGGTTACAAAAAATTAGTTGCTGAGAAAGGTTTGCCAGATGAGACTTACTCAGCAGAGAGTATTGCTCTTATTCGGATTTCTGGAACATCCACTCATAATAATAAAACAGTGCAAGTTGATGCA GTGGCAACATCATTGAATTCTACCGAGTGTTTTCTTCTGCAATCTGGCTCAACAGTTTTTACTTGGCATGGCAACCAATCTTCTATTGAACAGCAGCAGCTTGCAGCAAAAGTTGCTGAGTTTTTAAGG CCAGGAGTTGCTTTAAAGCATGCTAAAGAAGGAACAGAAACCTCAGCTTTCTGGTCTGCTGTTGGAGGAAAACAAAGTGTCACTAGCAAAAAAGTCACTAATGATATTGTTAGAGACCCACATTTGTTTACTTTGTCATTTAATAAAG GAAAATTACAG GTAGAAGAGCTTTACAATTTTTGCCAGGATGATCTGTTAACAGAAGATATCCTCGTACTTGACACACATGCAGAAGTGTTTGTTTGGATTGGTCAGTGTGTGGATACAAAAGAAAAGCAAAATTCTTTTGAAATTGCCCAG AAATACATAGAAAAGGCTGCATCTCTGGACGGACTATCTCCTCAAGTACCACTATATAAAGTTACCGAAGGGAATGAACCTTGCTTTTTCACAACATATTTTTCTTGGGATCATGCAAAATCTACG GTCCAAGGAAACTCATTCCAGAAAAAGTTGGCATTGTTATTTGGGATTGGTCATTCTGTTGAG GAAAAATCTAATGGGTCAAGTCAAGGGGGACCACGACAAAGAGCAGAAGCTTTGGCTGCCTTAAATAATGCATTCAATTCATCTCCCGAGACAGCACCCAGTACG GATAGATTGAATAGCTTAAATCAAGGAGGACCAAGGCAAAGAGCAGAAGCTTTAGCTGCCTTAAACTCTGCATTCAGTTCATCATCGGGAACTAAAGTTGTTACACCTAGGAAATCTCCTAGAGGTCAAGGATCACAAAGGGCAGCTGCAGTAGCTGCTCTTTCTAATGTTCTCACTGCTGAAAAGAAGAAACAATCACCTGACGGTTCTCCTGTGGCAAGCAGTAGTCCTGTTGTTGAAAGTAACACTCCCG ATGCTAAAAGTGAAACTGCCCCTTCTGAATCGGAAGGTCCTGAAGAAGTTACAGAAACCAAGGAGGCAGAGGAACTTGCTCCTGAAACTGGTAGCAATGGAAATTCAGAAACAAAACAAGAAGACGTGGAGGATGGAAATGATAACCAAAATAGTCAAAGTGTCTTCACTTATGAGCAATTAAAGGCTAAATCTGGGAGTCATCTGTCTGGAGTTGATCTTAAACGCAGGGAG GCTTATCTGTCAGAAGAAGAGTTTCAAACCGTGTTTGCGATATCAAAAGAAGCATTCTCTAAGTTACCAAGATGGAAGCAAGACATGCTGAAAAGAAAAGTTGATTTGTTCTAG
- the LOC131614898 gene encoding uncharacterized protein LOC131614898: MSQFSQGSNRSKSSFIRDECRCGLDAPLMTAWTDANPGRRFYGCGMYKIQGHKMCNHFVWYDEELTPRAKELISSLNESLIIEKNKVNECKLKEEQLTMKMKFVKMQLKFTIGMSIVLLMGLVATSVMK; encoded by the exons ATGTCCCAGTTTTCTCAAGGAAGCAATCGCAGCAAATCGTCGTTCATCCGTGACGAATGTAGATGTGGGTTGGATGCACCACTGATGACGGCATGGACCGATGCTAATCCAGGACGCCGTTTCTATGGGTGTGGAATGTACAAG ATCCAGGGACACAAAATGTGCAATCATTTTGTTTGGTACGATGAAGAGTTGACTCCAAGAGCAAAAGAGTTGATTTCTTCACTGAATGAAAGCTTAATTATAGAGAAGAATAAAGTTAATGAATGCAAGTTGAAAGAGGAACAATTgacaatgaagatgaagtttgtgaaaaTGCAGCTGAAGTTTACAATTGGGATGAGCATTGTGTTGTTAATGGGACTAGTTGCAACAAGTGTAATGAAGTAG